From a region of the Candida albicans SC5314 chromosome 1, complete sequence genome:
- a CDS encoding uncharacterized protein (Phosphorylated protein; homozygous transposon insertion causes decreased colony wrinkling in filamentous growth-inducing conditions, but does not block hyphal formation in liquid media; Hap43-repressed), giving the protein MDLASLIFSNRVNTCADISLQLQSNSLFFFPSFHKSNIIWSSLFVILFFFKTKLNKTLTSSTHLFIIISYNTIDIRKMSDGKLFTRSKTTELRTELEQAFKKSKPVVRVKVVLKKVLANIILNNHEVTNLMKDIIPLMKIDDLEVRKLCCEYISTYATTNPDAEDAIPFFSRFHSDPNPLLRVLSLKTMVSINRKEFLNLSITSCKRSFSDKDPDVRKSAAYAAGQIYQHDPARAEREGLIELLNQSLYDENSSVISSALASLGTVIENSKTLNLKIDKNHALTLIKLLRATNEWQQTYILNALMSYTPQNEDEALNLIEAVLPSLQHENSSVVMNAIKVVIYYCNYARNPELRLPVLPKRLGTSLVSLLSKPAETQFLVLRNVILLLLGRKEFVHFDVEMFYCRFDDPIYVKDTKLEIIYLLANESNVGSVLRELEEYATEVDVSMARKAIRAFGNLAVKLENAAEQCVEVICDLVSNGISYIVQESAIVIKNILRKYPGQFEFAISELIKHYKLIDEPDAKTAFVWILGQYCQNIKESKSILEDFITSFKDDPLDVQYATLTAVAKYYLKFPEQGESVILRVLKWATEEVDNPDIRDRGYIYWRLLSSEHASGPNGEFQLNTKKIILNDNPVITSENDNINPVILEELELNIGTLASIYLKPVQTVFRLSKHKELPYSPALQRRNSFHSGVATPQPQSRNSKEHSPGAGAGVSRRMSYRRTNSDNGSQRSTHFDETTNTQQHMPRENLAQKFSRKASFITNRIKS; this is encoded by the coding sequence atgGATTTGGCTTCACTTATTTTTAGTAATCGCGTTAATACGTGTGCTGATATCTCTCTCCAGCTCCAGCTgaattctcttttttttttcccgTCGTTTcacaaatcaaatataatttgGTCCTCCCTATttgttattcttttttttttcaagactaaattgaacaaaaccTTGACCTCGTCCACCCACctcttcattattatttcataCAATACAATTGATATTCGAAAGATGAGTGACGGGAAATTGTTTACTAGATCAAAAACTACTGAATTACGCACTGAGCTTGAGCAAGCattcaagaaatcaaaaccTGTCGTTAGGGTTAAGGTGGTTCTCAAAAAAGTTTTGGCAAAcataattttaaataacCATGAAGTCACAAACTTAATGAAGGATATTATCCCACTAatgaaaattgatgatttggaGGTTAGAAAACTATGCTGTGAGTATATATCTACATATGCTACCACAAACCCAGATGCCGAAGATGCAATACCCTTTTTTTCCCGGTTTCACAGTGATCCAAACCCTTTACTACGAGTATTATCGTTAAAAACTATGGTGTCAATAAATCGGAAAGagtttttaaatttatctATTACTTCATGCAAAAGACTGTTTTCTGATAAAGATCCCGACGTTAGAAAATCGGCAGCATACGCAGCTGGccaaatttatcaacatGATCCCGCTAGAGCCGAAAGAGAGGGTTTAATAGAATTACTTAATCAATCATTATACGACGAAAACTCCTCGGTAATTTCCAGTGCATTAGCATCATTAGGGACAGTGATTGAAAATAGCAAGacattgaatttgaaaatagaTAAAAACCATGCATTAACGTTAATAAAATTGCTACGTGCAACCAATGAATGGCAACAAACTTACATCTTGAATGCATTAATGTCATACACACCACAGAATGAGGACGAAgctttgaatttgattgaagCAGTCTTGCCTTCTTTGCAGCACGAAAACTCCTCGGTTGTAATGAATGCGATTAAAGTGGTGATATACTATTGCAATTACGCAAGAAATCCAGAATTACGTTTACCCGTATTGCCCAAGAGGTTGGGGACGTCGcttgtttctttattatcaaaaccAGCTGAAACTCAATTTCTCGTACTACGTAATGTaatattactattattggGCAGAAAAGAGTTTGTTCattttgatgttgaaaTGTTCTATTGCCGATTTGATGATCCAATATATGTAAAGGACACTAaacttgaaattatttatttattggcAAATGAGTCCAATGTTGGCCTGGTTTTACGTGAACTCGAGGAATATGCCACGGAGGTTGACGTTTCCATGGCACGAAAGGCAATCAGAGCATTTGGGAATCTTGCAGTCAAACTAGAAAATGCAGCCGAACAGTGTGTTGAAGTGATTTGTGATTTGGTATCTAATGGAATATCCTATATTGTTCAAGAATCTGCAATtgtaattaaaaatatacTACGCAAGTATCCGGgacaatttgaatttgcGATCAGtgaattgattaaacaCTATAAGTTAATCGATGAGCCAGATGCGAAAACGGCATTTGTTTGGATTTTGGGACAATATTGTCAGAATATCAAGGAATCGAAATCTATTTTAGAGGACTTTATTACTTCATTTAAAGATGATCCGCTAGATGTACAATATGCCACCTTAACAGCAGTTGCAAAGTATTATCTAAAATTCCCGGAACAAGGAGAGTCGGTAATATTGCGAGTCTTGAAATGGGCAACAGAAGAGGTTGATAATCCAGATATCAGAGATCGTGGCTACATTTATTGGAGATTGTTGTCTTCGGAACATGCCAGTGGGCCCAACGGAGagtttcaattgaatactAAGAAAATCATATTGAATGATAATCCTGTAATAACATCCGAAAATGACAACATCAACCCTGTTATTTTAGAGGAATTGGAGTTAAATATAGGGACGTTGGCTTCTATTTACTTAAAACCAGTACAGACAGTGTTCCGATTATCAAAACACAAAGAACTTCCATATAGTCCTGCTCTTCAACGAAGGAATCTGTTTCATTCGGGGGTGGCTACGCCACAGCCCCAAAGTAGAAACCTGAAGGAACATTCTCCAGGAGCAGGTGCGGGAGTTTCCAGGCGAATGTCCTATAGAAGAACTAATAGTGATAATGGAAGTCAACGAAGCACCCACTTTGACGAAACCACAAACACTCAGCAACATATGCCAAGAGAGAATTTAGCACAAAAGTTTTCGCGTAAGGCATCATTTATTACAAATAGAATCAAAAGCTAA
- a CDS encoding ATP-dependent 3'-5' DNA helicase (Putative ATP-dependent RNA helicase; fungal-specific (no human or murine homolog)): MNNSTPWIPFFQQSIKIFQEINTHLTFLSSHSRSVVPSLDLLQKLNSSITPLDLAVIKYLFPEDEIFFDYVDENQIMLSFIEEVKVDQSGYHQTPIADKYDEQTRHSKQILIFSFQDAKVHGIGKMKKSNNRKRLKNDSGDYKSDQRSGLFLGDNRFSLQPLTQSQLSSMIRSRNDKFILLLERFVDKYENQEKAKKSLLKKAAESIPQEPDLQDMVEVLQEKKSVTTDSGHNFSTDEMIQILENSKFYCDQIASTQLLNRNRPADFRKLTTETFSYVHPDLKDALLKTKNICLEDGLYSHQAGALETLLNPANKSHVIVSTSTASGKSLIYQIPVLNSILWDISSGLKGRHTTAFFIFPTKALAQDQIRHFREFLKNLPTASSRPIIVNTYDGDTPFKERDKISKESDIIFTNPDTIHASILPNHSFNNWKEFLGALKFVVMDELHVYKGTFGVNVGFVMGRLSRMKNLLSRDDSIQYISCSATIHNPVSHFRTVCSLPENELIVHVDQDGSPCCEKKLIVWNPPPLMNQRGQKEDTVDKYVPRVGMISESAKLLVNLVTANDSLKIIVFCPIRVVCEMLMKEVRHLLQNSFKNSGITQSDIMAYRGGYSKSDRRIIEQKMFSGQLRAIVATNALELGIDLSHLDVVITCGFPMSKSNLHQQFGRAGRRKNANGSLAIFVPGKNPIDQYYLENPHELLGNDYEDLCVSGVRDMECGKMILERHLQCAAYEEPIELDDIKWLMPGGSKKDFEDVLKTNLILDIDGKFKTNPKYYPKPHKVVSIRAVEEPAFAVVDITNNRNIIIEEIEFSRTTFTLYEGGIFLHQGQPYLVKEFNDKEFYAKVERVNVDWTTSQRDYTDVDPEEVEFVKPLYPIDAPKALDIPVFSGKVKITMKVFGFFKVNRREEILEVVEVKNPPVIAFSKGFWLNVPQETLEIVKEKKLSPAGGIHAASHAIMNMLPVYINGASENGRQTADTELSTECKSPAKEFSTRQSHRVRPARLVFYDTKGGPSGTGLSYKCFECIDEVIRATFTRVKNCKCVWGCPLCVVSSACKEQMRVSSRPAALLILASFLGMNLSQLKDDLPIGPEPDIPELETETIMYANATVRFSPNVQILNVLRRRT; encoded by the coding sequence ATGAATAATTCAACTCCTTGGATTCCTTTTTTCCAACAAAGTATAAAGATTTTCCAAGAGATTAACACTCACTTGACTTTTTTATCGTCGCATTCACGTAGTGTCGTGCCGTCATTAGACTTATTACAGAAATTGAATAGTTCCATAACACCCTTGGACCTAGCTGTAATTAAATACTTATTTCCTGAAGATGAgatattttttgattatgtTGATGAAAACCAAATAATGTTGTCCTTTATTGAGGAAGTAAAAGTAGATCAGAGTGGATATCATCAAACACCAATTGCTGATAAGTATGATGAACAGACGCGTCATTCAAAGCAAATATTAATTTTCTCCTTTCAAGATGCCAAGGTGCATGGAATAgggaaaatgaaaaagtcAAATAACAGGAAAAGGCTAAAAAATGATTCAGGAGATTATAAATCCGATCAAAGAAGTGGACTTTTTTTAGGCGATAATAGATTTCTGTTGCAACCTTTAACTCAATCTCAATTAAGTAGCATGATAAGAAGCAGAAATGACAAATTCATCCTATTGTTGGAAAGATTTGTTGACAAATACgaaaaccaagaaaaagCGAAAAAGAGCCTTTTGAAGAAAGCAGCTGAACTGATTCCTCAAGAACCTGATTTACAAGATATGGTGGAGGTGTTgcaagaaaagaaaagtgtTACTACAGATTCTGGCCACAATTTTTCCACAGACGAAATGATTCAGATACttgaaaattcaaaattttacTGCGACCAAATAGCATCAACACAATTACTAAACAGGAATCGTCCTGCGGATTTTAGGAAGCTAACGACTGAAACCTTTCTGTATGTGCATCCTGATCTTAAGGACGCATTACttaaaaccaaaaatatatGCTTAGAAGACGGGTTGTATTCACACCAGGCAGGAGCTTTGGAAACATTATTGAACCCTGCGAACAAGTCTCATGTTATAGTAAGCACTCTGACAGCATCTGGGAAATCTTTAATTTACCAAATTCCAGTTTTAAATTCTATTTTATGGGATATTTCTAGTGGATTGAAGGGAAGACACACTACTGCTTTCTTTATTTTCCCCACAAAGGCTTTAGCGCAAGACCAAATAAGACATTTTCGAGAGTTTTTAAAGAACTTACCAACTGCATCAAGTCGGCCAATTATCGTCAACACATACGATGGAGATACACCTTTCAAAGAAAGAGACAAAATCTCGAAAGAATCCGATATAATCTTTACCAATCCCGATACAATACACGCGTCTATTCTTCCTAACCATAGCTTTAACAACTGGAAGGAATTTCTTGGTGCATTGAAATTTGTCGTTATGGATGAATTGCATGTATATAAAGGCACTTTTGGGGTCAATGTTGGCTTTGTTATGGGACGACTATcaagaatgaaaaatttgctACTGAGAGACGACTCTATTCAATACATTTCTTGTTCGGCAACAATTCATAATCCTGTATCTCATTTTAGAACTGTTTGCTCATTGCcagaaaatgaattaataGTTCATGTCGACCAAGATGGTAGTCCATGTtgcgaaaaaaaattgatagtTTGGAATCCGCCACCATTGATGAACCAACGTGGACAAAAGGAAGACACAGTTGATAAATATGTTCCTCGAGTGGGTATGATTTCAGAGCTGGCTAAATTGCTAGTAAATTTGGTAACTGCGAATGACAGCTTGAAAATAATAGTCTTTTGCCCTATAAGGGTTGTGTGTGAAATGTTGATGAAAGAAGTGCGTCATTTGTTacaaaattcatttaaaaattctGGAATAACTCAGAGTGATATTATGGCTTACAGAGGAGGGTACAGTAAGAGTGACAGAAGGATCATTGAACAGAAAATGTTTAGTGGGCAACTCCGAGCTATTGTGGCAACCAACGCTTTGGAATTGGGCATTGATTTGTCTCATTTGGATGTCGTCATTACTTGTGGATTTCCTATGCTGAAACTGAATCTACATCAACAGTTTGGACGAGCTGGCCGAAGAAAGAATGCAAATGGTAGTTTGGCAATATTCGTTCCCGGCAAAAATCCAATAGACCAATACTATTTAGAAAACCCACATGAGTTATTAGGGAACGATTACGAAGATCTCTGTGTACTGGGGGTTAGAGATATGGAATGTGGTAAAATGATTCTAGAAAGACATTTACAGTGTGCTGCCTATGAAGAACCTATTGAACTAGATGATATAAAATGGCTTATGCCTGGTGGTTCCAAAAAGGACTTTGAAGATGTTTTGAAaaccaatttgattttggacATTGATGGGAAATTCAAAACTAATCCAAAGTATTACCCAAAGCCTCACAAGGTTGTGCTGATACGGGCAGTTGAAGAACCTGCATTTGCAGTTGTTGacatcaccaacaacagaaaCATAATCATTGAAGAAATAGAGTTTCTGAGAACAACATTCACATTGTATGAGGGTGGAATATTCCTTCACCAGGGACAACCCTACCTTGTCAAAGAGTTTAACGACAAAGAATTTTATGCAAAAGTGGAAAGAGTCAATGTTGATTGGACAACACTGCAGAGAGATTATACTGATGTTGATCCAGAAGAAGTCGAATTTGTGAAACCACTCTATCCTATTGATGCCCCAAAGGCTTTGGATATACCAGTTTTTTCTGGAAAGGTTAAAATCACCATGAAGGTATTTGGGTTTTTTAAAGTGAATAGGCGTGAGGAAATACTAGAAGTGGTTGAAGTGAAAAACCCTCCTGTAATAGCTTTTTCGAAAGGGTTCTGGTTGAATGTTCCGCAAGAGACTTTGGAAATTGTAAAGGAAAAGAAGCTTTCACCTGCTGGTGGAATCCATGCGGCTTCTCATGCTATTATGAATATGCTACCTGTTTATATCAATGGAGCGTCAGAAAATGGTAGACAAACTGCTGATACGGAATTATCAACTGAGTGTAAATCACCAGCAAAAGAGTTTTCAACAAGGCAGAGCCACAGAGTAAGACCTGCAAGGTTGGTTTTTTATGACACTAAAGGAGGACCAAGTGGAACCGGTTTATCTTACAAGTGTTTTGAGTGCATAGACGAAGTAATCAGGGCCACTTTCACGCGTGTCAAAAACTGTAAGTGCGTGTGGGGTTGTCCCTTATGTGTGGTTTCCAGTGCATGCAAGGAACAAATGAGAGTGCTGTCACGACCAGCTGcgttgttgattttggcATCATTTCTAGGAATGAATTTATCTCAGCTCAAAGATGATTTGCCTATAGGTCCAGAACCGGACATTCCAGAATTGGAAACAGAGACTATAATGTATGCGAATGCAACTGTTCGATTTTCACCAAATGTTCAGATTTTAAATGTTCTACGTAGACGTACTTAG
- a CDS encoding 17-beta-hydroxysteroid dehydrogenase-like protein (Glucan 1,3-beta-glucosidase; regulated by Nrg1, Tup1 and possibly Tac1; induced by NO and during cell wall regeneration; stationary phase enriched; possibly essential (UAU1 method); F-12/CO2 early biofilm induced; flow biofilm repressed) encodes MQAAFSKLKLKSKASDIPQADSASTSGKPPSTKQIYQSRQNFGVNFGACFVLEKWIYHELFSETNGDAELDAVSSLFKKLGEDDTRSRFENHWKGYVNDDDWKWLSEHHVNSIRLPIGYWEVDGGAYTSGTNFDKYKGVYKNAWKIIKDDFIKKALDHKISVLVDIHGLPGGANNSGHSGESGAGGKFWKDEKKQIAIAKMMGWIANDLKSFDNIAGIQVVNEAEFSDPAKKQSTYYSACITEIRKSDKSVPIVISDGWWADQWVKWVQEKQGSDGYIGVVLDEHVYRCFSDDDKKKKPQQIIDDLQGDVLTNLNDNGKGVDFIVGEYSCVLDQQSWDNDKNADRDDLVKKFGQRQSEEFAQKTSGSYFWTFKFQSGNGGEWDFKTMTDKGALVPPPIPSNQPSDDKFEEALNNAYNGHVDFWKNEHPDGKFEHDNFKEGFTIAWKDADAFAQFDGSRIGRKEAWKRSRLQEFASSKGKSDFLWEWEQGFDQGLEGFYSAST; translated from the coding sequence ATGCAAGCAGctttttccaaattaaAACTTAAAAGTAAAGCTTCAGATATCCCTCAAGCGGATTCAGCAAGCACTTCAGGCAAACCACCTTCGACTAAACAAATTTACCAATCACGACAAAATTTTGGTGTGAATTTCGGAgcttgttttgttttagaAAAATGGATATACCATGAATTGTTTTCAGAAACCAACGGTGATGCTGAATTGGATGCTGTTCTGTCTTTATTCAAAAAGCTTGGTGAAGATGATACTAGATCCAGATTTGAAAACCATTGGAAAGGCTAtgttaatgatgatgattggAAATGGCTTTCTGAGCATCATGTTAACTCAATTCGTTTACCGATAGGTTATTGGGAAGTGGACGGTGGTGCTTATACATCTGGCACAAATTTTGACAAGTATAAAGGTGTTTACAAGAATGCATGGAAGATAATTAAAGATGACTTTATTAAGAAAGCATTGGATCATAAAATTTCTGTTTTGGTTGATATCCATGGTCTCCCAGGAGGTGCAAACAATTCCGGTCATTCAGGTGAGTCTGGTGCTGGAGGAAAGTTTTGGAAAGACgagaaaaaacaaattgctATTGCTAAGATGATGGGGTGGATTGCTAATGACTTGAAATCATTTGATAACATTGCTGGTATTCAAGTAGTCAATGAAGCCGAATTTTCAGATCCAGCTAAAAAACAGTCAACTTACTACAGTGCCTGTATCACCGAAATAAGAAAGAGCGATAAGCTGGTCCCCATCGTGATTTCAGACGGCTGGTGGGCTGATCAGTGGGTTAAATGGGttcaagaaaaacaagGTTCAGACGGATACATTGGTGTTGTTTTGGACGAGCATGTTTATAGGTGTTTCTCAGACGatgacaagaaaaagaagccTCAACAgattattgatgatttacaAGGAGATGTTTTAACTAACTTGAATGACAACGGAAAAGGAGTTGATTTCATTGTTGGTGAATACTCGTGTGTTTTGGATCAGCAATCCTGggataatgataaaaatgcCGATAGAGACGACTTGGTTAAAAAGTTTGGTCAACGTCAGTCTGAGGAGTTTGCACAAAAGACTTCAGGTTCTTATTTCTGGACATTCAAATTTCAGTCTGGTAATGGTGGTGAATGGGATTTCAAAACAATGACCGACAAGGGTGCTTTGGTTCCACCGCCAATTCCAAGTAACCAACCTCTGGATGATAAGTTTGAGGAAGCTTTGAATAATGCCTATAACGGTCATGTTGACTTCTGGAAAAATGAACATCCTGATGGTAAATTTGAACATGATAATTTCAAAGAAGGGTTTACTATTGCTTGGAAAGATGCCGATGCCTTTGCACAATTCGATGGTTCCAGAATAGGAAGAAAGGAAGCCTGGAAAAGATCCAGATTACAAGAGTTTGCATCAAGCAAGGGGAAACTGGATTTCCTTTGGGAATGGGAGCAAGGTTTTGATCAAGGTTTAGAAGGGTTTTACTCTGCATCAACATAA